The following coding sequences are from one Humulus lupulus chromosome X, drHumLupu1.1, whole genome shotgun sequence window:
- the LOC133804815 gene encoding uncharacterized protein LOC133804815, with amino-acid sequence MSINEYFDAFLKQGSPFDADFVLAKLQSISVYGRTSRHTVATKKGRNWSSSLYKYQACLVDHDTKERKMCNACGVFLFLYSVARNEDLIEQIGRDIYFDLVNHDKVHDFRIPNEMPFYHFKEMVAKEFGVPVQFQRPWMWAERQNHTYRPFRPMTSLEEGNPVGQVREISHTKRKRQVLRLFLEVELDWNSRPVAPPQKTEEDILLFIKLYDPWKEELRYVGRLFVKSGGKPNGIVKILNKMAGFNINEEIILFEEIRFEPCILCELIDNMVTFRMSQLEDGDIICFQKSQGIEQCHFPDVPSFFEYLLTRKGDSVQAQPSLQTINTNDCVTELPPSQRNITQEQSTQVAVHWDICTQEPNVVEAARCSSLASFDALFADIQSLLEVKAVEAGSSSSLQRSMLSIDEITNAHKIVKQCLDTKLGSFIQSGRTREFKNSVSIMLAVNSFPDSKVDEITKLLDNFNQTFERYVGAEQDIREAEQKVSSIIELKTSLKQLSSKFIPTRNRVEEVDRDIADMERQLGERKVERAQLQSILEDLASKATASRQALINAELDMMPLWLKKEEAEKTVDDIEKSWESLKDHCFPLLQ; translated from the exons atgtCAATAAATGAGTATTTTGACGCTTTCCTAAAACAAGGTTCCCCATTTGATGCTGATTTTGTTTTAGCAAAGCTACAATCAATTTCAGTCTATGGAAG GACATCAAGACATACTGTAGCTACAAAGAAAGGAAGGAACTGGAGCAGTTCCTTATACAAATATCAAG CATGCCTTGTTGACCACGACACAAAGGAAAGAAAGATGTGTAATGCCTGTGGAGTCTTCCTTTTCCTTTATAGT GTTGCTCGCAATGAGGATCTGATTGAGCAGATAGGAAGGgatatatattttgatcttgtaaaTCATGACAAAGTTCATGATTTTCGCATTCCAAACGAAATGCCTTTCTACCATTTTAAG GAAATGGTAGCCAAAGAGTTCGGTGTACCGGTGCAATTTCAACGACCCTGGATGTGGGCAGAGCGCCAAAATCATACATACAGACCTTTTAGGCCTATGACATCGTTGGAAGAAGGAAACCCT GTTGGACAAGTGAGAGAAATTTCACACACGAAGAGAAAGAGACAAGTGCTAAGGCTTTTTCTGGAAGTAGAACTTGACTGG AATTCGCGGCCTGTTGCTCCTCCACAAAAGACTGAAGAGGATATCCTTTTATTCATTAAACTATATGACCCTTGGAAAGAAGAGCTGCG GTATGTAGGAAGGCTTTTTGTAAAATCAGGTGGGAAGCCTAATGGAATAGtgaaaattttaaacaaaatggCTGGTTTCAATATTAATGaagaaattatactttttgag GAGATAAGATTTGAACCTTGCATCTTATGTGAACTCATTGACAACATGGTCACATTTCGTATGAGTCAG CTTGAAGATGGAGACATCATTTGCTTTCAGAAATCACAAGGAATCGAGCAATGCCACTTTCCAGATGTTCCATCATTTTTTGAGTATCTTCTGACACGCAAG GGAGACTCTGTTCAAGCTCAGCCTAGTTTGCAAACTATCAATACAAATGATTGTGTAACTGAGCTCCCTCCATCACAAAGGAACATCACTCAAGAGCAATCAACCCAAGTAGCAGTTCACTGGGACATTTGCACTCAG GAGCCAAATGTGGTTGAAGCAGCAAGATGTTCTTCTCTTGCTTCATTTGATGCCTTGTTTGCTGACATCCAAAGCCTTTTGGAAGTAAAGGCTGTTGAGGCTGGTAGTTCAAGCAGCCTCCAACGTTCAATGCTTAGCATTGATGAGATTACAAATGCACATAAAATCGTTAAACAATGCCTTGATACGAAGCTTGGCAGCTTCATCCAGTCAGGGAGAACACGTGAATTTAAAAATTCAGTTTCTATTATGCTTGCTGTCAATTCATTTCCCGATAGCAAAGTAGATGAGATCACAAAGCTTCTGGATAACTTCAACCAAACTTTTGAACGATATGTGGGTGCAGAGCAGGACATAAGAGAGGCTGAACAGAAAGTGAGCTCAATAATTGAGTTGAAAACCTCTCTGAAGCAGTTGTCTTCTAAGTTCATACCTACCAGGAATCGAGTTGAGGAAGTTGATCGAGACATAGCAGATATGGAGAGACAGCTGGGTGAAAGGAAGGTGGAGAGGGCACAGCTTCAGAGCATTCTTGAAGATTTGGCTAGCAAAGCAACTGCATCAAGACAAGCTTTGATAAATGCTGAACTGGACATGATGCCGTTATGGCTCAAAAAAGAGGAAGCGGAGAAGACCGTTGACGACATTGAAAAGTCTTGGGAGTCATTGAAGGATCATTGCTTTCCTCTTCTTCAGTAA